A window of the Hevea brasiliensis isolate MT/VB/25A 57/8 chromosome 6, ASM3005281v1, whole genome shotgun sequence genome harbors these coding sequences:
- the LOC110664521 gene encoding E3 ubiquitin-protein ligase SPL2 — MSSHEQALASLVSQLALSFDGAILGVALAYAAVRSFLKFTSNSKALRKIRKAPTLRVSDLRSILDLPQPSDENQNQNLDQDQNQKLVIVRGQVEAKSAIDGNWRSNVLVAHESGDKAVIVQRIQTCIYNEWKGFFGWTSDLRAIFGRSWREQESISLRTVPFVLVEGGRWPQSDYVIVNMDASRHPLPLTTMYHQLQPIDASPYTFLQALFGHEYPVGLLDEEKILSLGKEINAVGICSSRNGVLEIKSCKDLPYFLSDMSKDQMVVDLAFKTKILLWSGIVLGSLSIGVLSYAVVRNWNRWKEWRQHRQSQQQNHAASNGDAPLIDADEEAGDVPDGQLCVICLMRRRRSAFIPCGHLVCCQLCAISVEREVSPKCPLCRQAVRNSMRIFEC; from the exons ATGTCTTCACACGAGCAAGCCCTGGCCTCTTTAGTCTCCCAACTTGCCCTATCCTTCGACGGAGCGATTCTCGGCGTAGCACTTGCGTATGCCGCCGTCCGTTCCTTCCTGAAGTTTACATCTAATTCCAAAGCCCTTCGTAAAATTCGCAAGGCTCCTACCCTTAGAGTCTCCGATCTCCGCTCCATCCTTGACCTTCCCCAGCCGTCCGATGAAAACCAAAACCAGAATCTTGACCAAGACCAAAATCAGAAGCTCGTGATTGTACGCGGACAGGTAGAGGCCAAATCTGCCATCGATGGCAACTGGAGGTCTAATGTGTTGGTTGCGCATGAATCTGGTGATAAGGCTGTTATTGTACAGAGAATTCAAACT TGTATATACAATGAATGGAAGGGCTTCTTTGGATGGACTTCTGATCTACGAGCTATCTTTGGCAGATCTTGGAGAGAACAAGAATCAATCTCATTGCGAACG GTTCCTTTTGTTCTTGTTGAAGGTGGTCGATGGCCTCAATCAGATTATGTTATTGTGAATATGGATGCTTCAAGACATCCTCTGCCTCTTACAACAATGTATCATCAATTGCAACCTATTGATGCTTCTCCATATACATTCCTTCAGGCACTTTTTGGTCATGAATACCCT GTTGGGCTGCTTGATGAGGAGAAAATCCTCTCATTAGGGAAGGAGATCAATGCTGTTGGCATTTGCAGTTCTAGAAATGGAGTTCTTGAGATAAAATCTTGCAAGGATCTTCCCTATTTTCT GTCCGATATGAGTAAAGATCAAATGGTGGTAGATCTTGCCTTCAAAACAAAAATACTGTTGTGGAGCGGTATTGTTCTTGGTTCACTATCAATTGGTGTTCTCAGCTATGCAGTCGTGAG GAACTGGAATAGGTGGAAAGAATGGAGGCAGCATAGACAGTCTCAGCAACAAAACCATGCTGCTAGCAATGGTGATGCCCCTCTGATTGATGCAGATGAGGAAGCAGGAGATGTGCCAGATGGACAGTTGTGTGTGATATGCTTGATGAGGAGAAGACGATCTGCATTCATTCCATGCGGGCATCTTGTTTGTTGCCAACTCTGTGCTATATCAGTTGAACGTGAGGTATCACCGAAGTGTCCTCTCTGTCGACAGGCAGTCCGCAATTCTATGAGGATATTTGAATGCTGA
- the LOC110664529 gene encoding probable GTP diphosphokinase RSH2, chloroplastic, which translates to MAVSTIALYASPPSSVCSAPHPCQINAHATYDFDLNSTPSSSASSSQKSVVGGLSCLFSSSTVKHSSFSGDREELGSLWHDRGEDLKELSSSFRFSPSKYLGVSSIKRDQSPISVLQGPVSCSSSPPMRIARERSADIGFQSSIHGSFRSGTSGFFNGFVRHALGSCVDYDSPSFEFQSVGTDVGSSSFAADELTFNMEDTFVDPNNEPYAKELLLGAQMRHKIFCEDFVVKAFYEAEKAHRGQMRASGDPYLQHCVETAVLLAMIGANSTVVAAGLLHDTLDDSFLSYDYIFSLFGAGVADLVEGVSKLSHLSKLARDNNTANKTVEADRLHTMFLAMADARAVLIKLADRLHNIMTLDALPLIKQQRFAKETLEIFAPLANRLGIFSWKEQLENLCFKHLNPDQHRDLSSRLVESFDEAMITSATEKLEKALKDEAISYHVLSGRHKSLYSIYCKMLKKKLKMDEIHDIHGLRLIVENEEDCYRALKVVHQLWSEVPGKFKDYIKHPKFNGYQSLHTVVRPEGMVPLEVQIRTKEMHLQAEFGFAAHWRYKEGDCKHSSFVLQMVEWARWVVTWQCEAMSKDRSSNGCADSIKPPCAFPTHSDDCPFSYKPHCGQNGPVFVIIIENDKMSVQEFLANSNMMDLLERVGRGSSRWSPYGFPVKEELRPRLNHKPLSDPTCKLKMGDVVELTPAIPDKCLTECREEIQRMYDRGSTTVSSKTAASGMVGWRS; encoded by the exons ATGGCGGTCTCAACAATAGCTTTATATGCAAGCCCACCTAGCAGCGTATGTTCAGCACCACATCCGTGCCAAATCAACGCACACGCGACGTATGATTTTGACTTGAACTCGACACCTTCATCTAGTGCATCTTCTTCACAGAAATCTGTGGTTGGTGGCTTGTCGTGTTTGTTTTCGTCTTCAACAGTAAAACATTCATCGTTTTCTGGTGATAGAGAGGAGCTGGGATCTTTATGGCATGATAGAGGAGAGGATTTGAAGGAATTGAGCAGTTCGTTTCGGTTTTCACCGAGTAAATATCTTGGTGTGTCTTCTATAAAGAGGGATCAAAGTCCAATTTCGGTGTTGCAAGGTCCAGTCTCGTGTTCTAGTAGTCCTCCTATGAGAATTGCTCGTGAAAGAAGCGCTGATATCggtttccaaagttcaattcatggtTCATTTCGCAGTGGGACTAGTGGATTCTTTAATGGGTTTGTGAGACATGCGCTGGGATCCTGTGTTGACTATGATTCGCCGAGTTTTGAGTTTCAAAGTGTTGGGACAGATGTGGGTTCTTCATCTTTTGCTGCGGATGAACTGACATTTAATATGGAGGATACTTTTGTTGATCCTAATAATGAGCCTTATGCCAAAGAATTGTTGTTAGGGGCACAAATGAGGCATAAAATCTTCTGTGAAGATTTTGTTGTCAAGGCTTTTTATGAAGCCGAGAAAGCACACAGAGGACAG ATGCGGGCAAGTGGGGATCCTTATTTGCAGCATTGTGTCGAGACTGCAGTTTTGCTCGCAATGATTGGGGCTAACTCTACAGTGGTTGCTGCGGGGCTTTTACATGACACTCTTGATGATTCCTTTTTAAGCTATGATTATATATTTAGCCTATTTGGAGCAGGGGTAGCAGATTTGGTGGAAGGG GTCTCTAAGCTTAGTCACTTGAGTAAGCTTGCACGTGATAACAACACAGCAAATAAGACTGTTGAAGCAGATCGGTTGCATACCATGTTCCTTGCCATGGCAGATGCCAGGGCTGTCCTGATAAAATTGGCAGATCGATTGCATAATATAATGACATTAGATGCATTGCCTTTGATCAAGCAACAGAGATTTGCTAAGGAGACGTTGGAGATATTTGCTCCATTGGCAAATCGTTTAGGAATCTTTAGTTGGAAAGAGCAATTAGAGAATCTGTGTTTCAAGCATCTCAATCCAGATCAACACAGAGATTTGTCCTCTAGACTTGTGGAGTCTTTTGATGAGGCAATGATTACTTCTGCAACAGAGAAATTAGAGAAAGCTCTCAAGGATGAAGCCATTTCATACCACGTTCTGTCTGGACGGCATAAAAGCTTGTATAGCATTTATTGCAAAATGTTGAA GAAGAAGCTGAAGATGGATGAGATTCATGATATTCATGGTCTACGTCTGATTGTTGAAAATGAGGAAGATTGTTATAGAGCATTGAAAGTTGTTCACCAGTTGTGGTCTGAAGTACCTGGAAAATTCAAAGACTACATAAAACATCCCAAGTTCAATGG ATATCAATCTCTCCATACCGTTGTAAGGCCTGAAGGAATGGTGCCACTTGAAGTTCAAATCCGTACGAAGGAGATGCATTTGCAAGCTGAATTTGGATTTGCAGCTCATTGGAGATACAAGGAAGGTGATTGCAAGCACTCTTCATTTGTGCTTCAGATGGTTGAGTGGGCACGATGGGTTGTAACCTGGCAGTGTGAGGCAATGAGCAAAGACCGATCTTCCAATGGCTGTGCTGATTCCATAAAGCCTCCCTGTGCATTCCCTACTCATTCTGATGATTGCCCATTTTCCTACAAGCCTCACTGTGGCCAGAATGGACCTGTCTTTGTCATCATAATTGAGAATGACAAG ATGTCAGTGCAAGAGTTTCTTGCAAATTCAAATATGATGGATTTGCTGGAAAGGGTTGGGCGGGGAAGCTCAAGATGGTCTCCATATGGGTTTCCTGTAAAGGAAGAATTGAGGCCAAGGTTGAATCACAAGCCATTGAGTGATCCTACATGCAAGCTGAAGATGGGGGATGTGGTGGAGCTGACTCCAGCCATACCTGACAAATGTTTGACGGAGTGCAGGGAAGAGATTCAGCGCATGTATGACAGGGGATCGACTACTGTCTCAAGTAAAACTGCGGCCAGTGGGATGGTTGGCTGGAGAAGTTGA
- the LOC110664545 gene encoding exportin-T isoform X2, with translation MDDLEKAILISFDESGTIDSALKSQAVSFCQQIKENQTICRICIEKLCFCNLIQVQFWCLQTLHEVIRVKYALLSLEEKDFVRKSVFSMCCFDLIDDTNAIRVLEGPAFIKNKLAQVLVTLIYFEYPVIWSSVFVDFLLHLSKGAIVIDMFCRVLNALDDELISLDYPRTPEELGVAGQVKDAMRQQCVGQIVRAWFDIVSMYRNSDPELCSSVLESMRRYISWIDIGLIVNDVFVPLLFELILVDGEFEQLQGAAAGCVLAVVTKRMDPQSKLTILQSLQISRVFALVTGDIDPELVSKIAALITGYALEVLECYKRVTTEDAKEVSLELLNEVLPSVFYVMQNCEVDAPFSIVQFLSGYVATMKSLSPLREKQAHYVGQILEVIRAQIRYDPIYRDNLDSFDKIGREEEDRMVEYRKDLFLLLRSVGRVAPDITQIFIRNSLASAVASSSEINVEEVEAALSLLFALGESLSDEAMRAGSGLLGELVPMLLSTRFPCHSNRLVALVYLETMTRYVKFVQENTQYIPLALAAFLDERGIHHPNIHVSRRASYLFMRVVKLLKAKLVPFIERVLQSLQDTVARFTSMDYTYTSNEFSGPEDGSYIFEAIGLLIGMEDIPLQKQADYLSSLLTPLCHQVEILLMNAKLLNSEESQAKIVNVQQIIAAINALSKGFSERLVTASRPAIGLMFKQTLDVLLQILVVFPKIEPLRIKVTSFIHRMVDTLGASVFPYLPKALEQLLAECELKEMVGFLLLLNQLICKFNTSVRDIMEEVFPAIAGRVFNVIPKDAFPSGPGTNSEEIRELQELQKTFYTFLHVITTHGLSSIFLSPKSRVYLDSLMQLLLYAACSHKDILVRKIFIRLIKDWYDKPRGEEKVSGFQSFIIEAFATNCCLYSVLDKSFDFQDANTLVLFGEIVQAQKVMYEKFGDEFLLHFVSKGFPSAHCPQDLAQQYCQKLQGSDFKALKSFYQSLMENLRLQQNGSLVFR, from the exons ATGGATGATCTTGAAAAAGCAATACTTATAAGTTTTGATGAATCGGGCACTATAGATTCTGCTTTAAAATCGCAAGCAGTTTCTTTCTGTCAGCAAATTAAGGAAAACCAGACAATATGTAGGATATGTATTGAGAAATTGTGTTTTTGCAATCTTATTCAAGTTCAATTTTGGTGTTTACAGACTTTACATGAGGTTATTAGGGTTAAGTACGCTCTGTTAAGTTTGGAAGAGAAGGATTTTGTCAGGAAATCAGTGTTTTCCATGTGCTGTTTTGACTTGATTGATGATACCAATGCTATTAGGGTTTTAGAGGGTCCTGCATTTATAAAGAACAAGCTTGCTCAGGTTTTGGTTACCTTGATTTATTTTGAGTACCCAGTAATTTGGTCCTCAGTGTTTGTTGATTTTTTGCTTCATTTAAGTAAAGGGGCTATAGTCATTGATATGTTTTGTCGTGTTTTGAATGCATTGGATGATGAATTAATTAGTTTAGATTACCCTCGGACCCCTGAGGAGTTAGGGGTGGCAGGGCAGGTTAAGGATGCAATGAGGCAGCAATGTGTGGGTCAGATAGTGAGAGCATGGTTTGACATTGTATCTATGTATAGGAATTCTGATCCAGAATTGTGTTCTAGCGTCTTAGAATCTATGCGCCGGTATATTTCATGGATTGATATTGGGTTGATAGTGAATGATGTGTTTGTTCCATTGTTATTCGAGTTGATACTGGTTGATGGGGAATTTGAGCAGCTTCAGGGTGCAGCTGCTGGGTGTGTTTTGGCAGTGGTTACTAAGCGGATGGATCCGCAGTCAAAGTTAACAATATTGCAGAGTCTTCAGATTAGTAGGGTTTTTGCCTTGGTAACTGGGGATATTGACCCAGAGTTAGTGTCAAAAATAGCTGCATTAATTACTGGGTATGCTTTGGAGGTTTTGGAGTGCTATAAACGAGTGACTACTGAAGATGCTAAGGAGGTTTCATTGGAGCTTTTGAATGAGGTTTTGCCCTCAGTTTTTTATGTAATGCAGAACTGTGAGGTGGACGCACCGTTTAGTATTGTACAATTTCTTTCAGGTTATGTTGCAACTATGAAGAGCCTTTCTCCGTTGAGAGAGAAACAAGCACATTATGTAGGACAGATATTGGAAGTCATTCGTGCACAAATTCGATATGATCCTATTTACCGGGATAATCTTGATTCATTTGATAAAATTGGAAGAGAAGAGGAAGATAGGATGGTTGAATATAGGAAGGACTTATTTCTGTTGCTGCGAAGTGTGGGTCGAGTGGCGCCTGATATTACtcaaatatttattagaaattctTTGGCTAGTGCTGTTGCATCTTCATCAGAAATAAATGTTGAAGAGGTGGAAGCTGCGCTTTCTCTTTTGTTTGCACTTGGTGAATCATTAAGTGATGAAGCCATGAGAGCTGGAAGTGGACTGTTGGGTGAATTAGTGCCCATGCTCCTTTCTACAAGGTTTCCTTGCCATTCTAATAGGTTGGTTGCCCTCGTGTATTTGGAAACAATGACTAGATATGTGAAGTTTGTTCAGGAGAATACACAATATATCCCTTTGGCTCTGGCTGCCTTTCTGGATGAGAGAGGAATACACCATCCAAACATCCATGTGAGTCGCAGAGCCAGTTATTTGTTCATGAGGGTTGTAAAATTGTTGAAAGCAAAGCTTGTGCCTTTCATAGAGAGAGTTTTGCAG AGCCTCCAAGATACAGTTGCTCGATTTACAAGCATGGATTATACCTATACGTCAAATGAATTTTCAGGTCCTGAAGATGGTAGCTACATTTTTGAG GCAATTGGTTTGTTGATTGGCATGGAAGATATACCACTGCAAAAACAAGCTGATTACCTTTCTTCACTGCTGACTCCCCTTTGCCACCAG GTTGAGATTTTGCTCATGAATGCCAAATTGCTAAATTCAGAAGAGTCTCAAGCTAAAATTGTAAATGTTCAGCAAATAATTGCGGCAATTAATGCACTCAGCAAG GGGTTCAGTGAGCGTCTTGTAACTGCTAGTCGTCCTGCAATAGGTCTCATGTTTAAGCAG ACATTGGATGTTCTTCTACAAATTCTTGTTGTGTTTCCGAAGATAGAGCCTCTCCGGATTAAG GTCACATCCTTTATACATCGGATGGTGGACACTTTAGGAGCATCTGTATTTCCTTATCTTCCAAAGGCATTGGAGCAGCTGCTTGCAGAATGTGAG CTGAAGGAAATGGTTGGTTTTCTTTTACTACTCAATCAACTTATTTGCAAATTCAACACCTCGGTTCGTGACATAATGGAGGAAGTTTTTCCAGCCATTGCTGGCAGGGTATTTAACGTTATCCCAAAGGATGCATTTCCTTCAGGACCTGGAACCAATTCTGAG GAAATCCGTGAATTACAAGAACTTCAGAAGACATTTTACACATTTCTGCATGTGATAACGACGCACGGTCTATCCTCAATCTTCCTTTCACCCAAAAGTAGGGTCTACTTGGATTCTTTGATGCAGTTGCTGCTGTACGCAGCGTGTAGTCACAAGGATATCCTTGTAAGAAAG ATATTCATTAGATTAATTAAAGATTGGTATGACAAACCTCGTGGGGAAGAAAAG GTGTCAggttttcaaagtttcataattgaGGCCTTTGCAACCAATTGTTGTCTGTATAGTGTGCTTGACAAATCCTTTGATTTCCAAGATGCAAATACT CTTGTTTTGTTTGGAGAAATTGTACAGGCACAGAAGGTCATGTATGAGAAGTTTGGTGATGAATTTCTCCTTCATTTTGTGTCAAAAGGCTTTCCATCCGCACATTGCCCTCAAGATTTGGCACAGCAATACTGCCAAAAGTTGCAG GGTAGTGATTTCAAAGCATTGAAATCATTCTACCAGTCACTCATGGAAAATCTAAGGCTTCAACAGAATGGAAGCCTTGTTTTCAGATAG
- the LOC110664539 gene encoding transcription initiation factor TFIID subunit 9 yields the protein MAEGDEDLPRDAKIVKSLLKSMGVDDYEPRVIHQFLELWYRYVVDVLTDAQVYSEHAGKSAIDCDDVKLAIQSKVNFSFSQPPHREVLLELARNRNKIPLPKTIAGPGIALPPEQDTLISPNYQLAIPKKRPAQAVEETEKDEESADLTQSQEPKTDVPQRNTSQRVSFPLTKRPK from the exons ATGGCAGAGGGAGATGAGGACTTGCCAAGAGATGCAAAGATTGTCAAATCACTTCTGAAATCAATGGGTGTGGATGACTACGAACCTCGTGTTATACACCAGTTTCTAGAGCTATGGTATCGTTACGTTGTTGATGTGTTGACAGATGCACAGGTTTACTCTGAGCATGCTGGCAAATCTGCAATTGATTGTGATGATGTCAAGCTTGCTATTCAGTCAAAAGTAAATTTCAGTTTCTCACAACCACCACACAGAGAG GTTTTATTGGAATTGGCTAGGAACAGGAACAAAATCCCATTGCCCAAGACAATAGCTGGACCTGGTATCGCACTCCCACCAGAGCAGGACACCTTGATTAGCCCAAACTACCAACTTGCCATCCCAAAGAAGCGGCCTGCCCAGGCAGTGGAAGAAACAGAGAAGGATGAAGAAAGCGCTGATCTCACTCAATCACAAGAACCAAAGACAGATGTCCCACAACGTAATACTTCTCAGAGAGTATCCTTTCCCCTTACCAAACGTCCTAAGTAA
- the LOC110664545 gene encoding exportin-T isoform X1 yields the protein MDDLEKAILISFDESGTIDSALKSQAVSFCQQIKENQTICRICIEKLCFCNLIQVQFWCLQTLHEVIRVKYALLSLEEKDFVRKSVFSMCCFDLIDDTNAIRVLEGPAFIKNKLAQVLVTLIYFEYPVIWSSVFVDFLLHLSKGAIVIDMFCRVLNALDDELISLDYPRTPEELGVAGQVKDAMRQQCVGQIVRAWFDIVSMYRNSDPELCSSVLESMRRYISWIDIGLIVNDVFVPLLFELILVDGEFEQLQGAAAGCVLAVVTKRMDPQSKLTILQSLQISRVFALVTGDIDPELVSKIAALITGYALEVLECYKRVTTEDAKEVSLELLNEVLPSVFYVMQNCEVDAPFSIVQFLSGYVATMKSLSPLREKQAHYVGQILEVIRAQIRYDPIYRDNLDSFDKIGREEEDRMVEYRKDLFLLLRSVGRVAPDITQIFIRNSLASAVASSSEINVEEVEAALSLLFALGESLSDEAMRAGSGLLGELVPMLLSTRFPCHSNRLVALVYLETMTRYVKFVQENTQYIPLALAAFLDERGIHHPNIHVSRRASYLFMRVVKLLKAKLVPFIERVLQSLQDTVARFTSMDYTYTSNEFSGPEDGSYIFEAIGLLIGMEDIPLQKQADYLSSLLTPLCHQVEILLMNAKLLNSEESQAKIVNVQQIIAAINALSKGFSERLVTASRPAIGLMFKQTLDVLLQILVVFPKIEPLRIKVTSFIHRMVDTLGASVFPYLPKALEQLLAECELKEMVGFLLLLNQLICKFNTSVRDIMEEVFPAIAGRVFNVIPKDAFPSGPGTNSEEIRELQELQKTFYTFLHVITTHGLSSIFLSPKSRVYLDSLMQLLLYAACSHKDILVRKACVQIFIRLIKDWYDKPRGEEKVSGFQSFIIEAFATNCCLYSVLDKSFDFQDANTLVLFGEIVQAQKVMYEKFGDEFLLHFVSKGFPSAHCPQDLAQQYCQKLQGSDFKALKSFYQSLMENLRLQQNGSLVFR from the exons ATGGATGATCTTGAAAAAGCAATACTTATAAGTTTTGATGAATCGGGCACTATAGATTCTGCTTTAAAATCGCAAGCAGTTTCTTTCTGTCAGCAAATTAAGGAAAACCAGACAATATGTAGGATATGTATTGAGAAATTGTGTTTTTGCAATCTTATTCAAGTTCAATTTTGGTGTTTACAGACTTTACATGAGGTTATTAGGGTTAAGTACGCTCTGTTAAGTTTGGAAGAGAAGGATTTTGTCAGGAAATCAGTGTTTTCCATGTGCTGTTTTGACTTGATTGATGATACCAATGCTATTAGGGTTTTAGAGGGTCCTGCATTTATAAAGAACAAGCTTGCTCAGGTTTTGGTTACCTTGATTTATTTTGAGTACCCAGTAATTTGGTCCTCAGTGTTTGTTGATTTTTTGCTTCATTTAAGTAAAGGGGCTATAGTCATTGATATGTTTTGTCGTGTTTTGAATGCATTGGATGATGAATTAATTAGTTTAGATTACCCTCGGACCCCTGAGGAGTTAGGGGTGGCAGGGCAGGTTAAGGATGCAATGAGGCAGCAATGTGTGGGTCAGATAGTGAGAGCATGGTTTGACATTGTATCTATGTATAGGAATTCTGATCCAGAATTGTGTTCTAGCGTCTTAGAATCTATGCGCCGGTATATTTCATGGATTGATATTGGGTTGATAGTGAATGATGTGTTTGTTCCATTGTTATTCGAGTTGATACTGGTTGATGGGGAATTTGAGCAGCTTCAGGGTGCAGCTGCTGGGTGTGTTTTGGCAGTGGTTACTAAGCGGATGGATCCGCAGTCAAAGTTAACAATATTGCAGAGTCTTCAGATTAGTAGGGTTTTTGCCTTGGTAACTGGGGATATTGACCCAGAGTTAGTGTCAAAAATAGCTGCATTAATTACTGGGTATGCTTTGGAGGTTTTGGAGTGCTATAAACGAGTGACTACTGAAGATGCTAAGGAGGTTTCATTGGAGCTTTTGAATGAGGTTTTGCCCTCAGTTTTTTATGTAATGCAGAACTGTGAGGTGGACGCACCGTTTAGTATTGTACAATTTCTTTCAGGTTATGTTGCAACTATGAAGAGCCTTTCTCCGTTGAGAGAGAAACAAGCACATTATGTAGGACAGATATTGGAAGTCATTCGTGCACAAATTCGATATGATCCTATTTACCGGGATAATCTTGATTCATTTGATAAAATTGGAAGAGAAGAGGAAGATAGGATGGTTGAATATAGGAAGGACTTATTTCTGTTGCTGCGAAGTGTGGGTCGAGTGGCGCCTGATATTACtcaaatatttattagaaattctTTGGCTAGTGCTGTTGCATCTTCATCAGAAATAAATGTTGAAGAGGTGGAAGCTGCGCTTTCTCTTTTGTTTGCACTTGGTGAATCATTAAGTGATGAAGCCATGAGAGCTGGAAGTGGACTGTTGGGTGAATTAGTGCCCATGCTCCTTTCTACAAGGTTTCCTTGCCATTCTAATAGGTTGGTTGCCCTCGTGTATTTGGAAACAATGACTAGATATGTGAAGTTTGTTCAGGAGAATACACAATATATCCCTTTGGCTCTGGCTGCCTTTCTGGATGAGAGAGGAATACACCATCCAAACATCCATGTGAGTCGCAGAGCCAGTTATTTGTTCATGAGGGTTGTAAAATTGTTGAAAGCAAAGCTTGTGCCTTTCATAGAGAGAGTTTTGCAG AGCCTCCAAGATACAGTTGCTCGATTTACAAGCATGGATTATACCTATACGTCAAATGAATTTTCAGGTCCTGAAGATGGTAGCTACATTTTTGAG GCAATTGGTTTGTTGATTGGCATGGAAGATATACCACTGCAAAAACAAGCTGATTACCTTTCTTCACTGCTGACTCCCCTTTGCCACCAG GTTGAGATTTTGCTCATGAATGCCAAATTGCTAAATTCAGAAGAGTCTCAAGCTAAAATTGTAAATGTTCAGCAAATAATTGCGGCAATTAATGCACTCAGCAAG GGGTTCAGTGAGCGTCTTGTAACTGCTAGTCGTCCTGCAATAGGTCTCATGTTTAAGCAG ACATTGGATGTTCTTCTACAAATTCTTGTTGTGTTTCCGAAGATAGAGCCTCTCCGGATTAAG GTCACATCCTTTATACATCGGATGGTGGACACTTTAGGAGCATCTGTATTTCCTTATCTTCCAAAGGCATTGGAGCAGCTGCTTGCAGAATGTGAG CTGAAGGAAATGGTTGGTTTTCTTTTACTACTCAATCAACTTATTTGCAAATTCAACACCTCGGTTCGTGACATAATGGAGGAAGTTTTTCCAGCCATTGCTGGCAGGGTATTTAACGTTATCCCAAAGGATGCATTTCCTTCAGGACCTGGAACCAATTCTGAG GAAATCCGTGAATTACAAGAACTTCAGAAGACATTTTACACATTTCTGCATGTGATAACGACGCACGGTCTATCCTCAATCTTCCTTTCACCCAAAAGTAGGGTCTACTTGGATTCTTTGATGCAGTTGCTGCTGTACGCAGCGTGTAGTCACAAGGATATCCTTGTAAGAAAG GCATGTGTGCAGATATTCATTAGATTAATTAAAGATTGGTATGACAAACCTCGTGGGGAAGAAAAG GTGTCAggttttcaaagtttcataattgaGGCCTTTGCAACCAATTGTTGTCTGTATAGTGTGCTTGACAAATCCTTTGATTTCCAAGATGCAAATACT CTTGTTTTGTTTGGAGAAATTGTACAGGCACAGAAGGTCATGTATGAGAAGTTTGGTGATGAATTTCTCCTTCATTTTGTGTCAAAAGGCTTTCCATCCGCACATTGCCCTCAAGATTTGGCACAGCAATACTGCCAAAAGTTGCAG GGTAGTGATTTCAAAGCATTGAAATCATTCTACCAGTCACTCATGGAAAATCTAAGGCTTCAACAGAATGGAAGCCTTGTTTTCAGATAG